Proteins encoded in a region of the Lentimicrobium sp. L6 genome:
- a CDS encoding TraR/DksA C4-type zinc finger protein, with the protein MTPEEKEQLIIQIGSKIDRLQRQIVDLKELTKPIEPDCAIGRVSRMDAINNKSVNESALQKKKNQLNGLNRALEDIHKPDFQNCIVCGYEIPLQRVFIMPESRKCTNCAGKSIR; encoded by the coding sequence ATGACACCTGAAGAAAAGGAACAATTAATAATTCAAATAGGTTCTAAAATAGATCGTTTACAAAGGCAGATTGTAGATCTAAAAGAATTAACTAAGCCTATTGAGCCTGATTGTGCCATAGGTAGGGTGAGTCGAATGGATGCCATCAATAACAAAAGTGTTAATGAATCTGCTCTGCAAAAGAAGAAGAATCAATTGAATGGTTTAAACAGGGCTTTGGAAGATATTCATAAACCAGATTTTCAAAATTGTATAGTTTGTGGCTATGAGATTCCATTACAAAGAGTATTTATCATGCCAGAAAGCAGAAAATGCACCAATTGTGCCGGCAAATCCATTAGATGA
- a CDS encoding DUF6452 family protein: MIKKLTYPLFLLVLASLFYSGCVKNETCLPANNFLYADFYYSESDTVDVATTVDSLSLYIIGREDSVLYDNEKGLGSVSIPLSDDLTEITVVIKINDAVDTLYIKYNPYSVFRSTECGVINRYEIADPEFTDNRIIKITNDNNTVDETEAVNLYLVVDLD; the protein is encoded by the coding sequence ATGATAAAGAAACTCACATACCCTTTGTTTTTATTAGTTTTAGCTAGCTTATTCTATTCTGGATGCGTGAAGAATGAGACCTGTTTACCAGCTAATAACTTTCTTTATGCAGATTTTTATTATTCGGAATCTGATACAGTTGATGTCGCAACAACTGTAGATTCTTTATCTCTTTACATTATAGGAAGAGAAGATTCTGTTCTTTATGATAATGAAAAAGGTTTAGGAAGTGTATCCATACCTTTGTCTGATGATTTAACTGAGATTACGGTAGTCATTAAGATAAACGATGCGGTTGATACACTATACATCAAATATAATCCTTATTCTGTTTTTCGTTCTACAGAATGTGGGGTTATTAACAGGTATGAAATAGCGGATCCTGAATTTACCGACAATAGAATTATTAAAATAACAAATGATAATAATACAGTAGATGAAACTGAAGCGGTTAATCTTTATTTGGTTGTTGATCTCGACTAG
- a CDS encoding DUF6048 family protein, whose product MKLKRLIFIWLLISTSLIAGQLCAQEVDSSRFKVAEDKPLEIEKEKREKEYFQHDLRIGIDISTIISGAISPIRRGLDLSVEYNLKPKLFLMLEGGYNYYEKETLRIKYKSQGSYLRLGFDYNLRNPVSENDKDIFYMGLRYAYSQFTQEVPMYLLVNGYWGNSISSFGPEIGYAHWWEFVTGFKVEVLKNWYLGMGMRLKGFINRSKTNIEPVQYVPGYAKNYNSGVMDFNYTIYYNIPLNYKKEKIAVYERSK is encoded by the coding sequence ATGAAACTGAAGCGGTTAATCTTTATTTGGTTGTTGATCTCGACTAGCTTAATTGCGGGTCAGCTTTGTGCACAGGAGGTAGACAGCAGCCGCTTCAAAGTAGCTGAGGATAAGCCTTTAGAGATAGAGAAAGAGAAAAGGGAAAAAGAATACTTTCAGCATGATCTTCGAATTGGTATTGATATTAGTACAATAATCTCAGGTGCTATATCTCCAATCAGAAGGGGCTTAGATTTGAGTGTGGAATATAATTTAAAGCCCAAATTATTCCTGATGCTCGAAGGAGGATATAATTATTATGAAAAAGAAACCCTACGAATTAAATATAAATCTCAAGGTTCTTATCTTAGGCTTGGATTTGATTATAACTTAAGGAATCCAGTTTCCGAAAACGATAAAGATATTTTCTATATGGGACTTCGCTATGCTTATTCACAATTTACTCAAGAGGTTCCTATGTATTTATTGGTAAATGGCTATTGGGGGAATTCAATTTCTTCTTTTGGCCCAGAAATTGGATATGCACATTGGTGGGAATTTGTTACTGGTTTTAAAGTGGAGGTGTTGAAAAACTGGTATTTAGGCATGGGAATGAGATTAAAGGGATTTATAAATAGATCGAAAACAAATATAGAACCTGTACAATACGTTCCTGGATATGCTAAGAACTATAATTCTGGCGTCATGGATTTTAATTATACCATTTATTATAATATTCCTTTAAACTATAAGAAGGAAAAAATAGCTGTATATGAGAGGAGTAAGTAA